A portion of the Poecile atricapillus isolate bPoeAtr1 chromosome 7, bPoeAtr1.hap1, whole genome shotgun sequence genome contains these proteins:
- the WLS gene encoding protein wntless homolog, translated as MAGAIIENMSTRKLCIVGGILLVFQVIAFLVGGLIAPSPTTAVPYTSVKCIDVRKNHHKTKWLMPWGPNHCKKLKDFDEAVSQQIEANDIVFAVHIPLPSKEMSPWFQFMLFIMQLDIAFKMDNDLKENAEITLDLSLAYRDDMFDDWEEIAHAIEIRKLKCTFGSPKTVESEGRHYDCDFLPFMEIGSVAHKYYLINIRLPVNDRKGINVGIGEIKDIRLVGIHQNGGFTKVWFAMKTFLTPSILIIMVWYWRRITLMTRAPVLLEKVIFALGISMTFINIPVEWFSIGFDWTWMLLFGDIRQGIFYAMLLSFWIIFCGEHMMDQNERNRLSGYWKQVGPIAVGSFCLFIFDMCERGVQLKNPFYSIWTTEVGTELAMAFIIVAGICLCLYFLFLCFMVFQVFRNISGKQSSLPAMSKARRLHYEGLIFRFKFLMLITLACAAMTVIFFIVSQVTEGHWKWGEVTIQVNSAFFTGIYGMWNLYVFALMFLYAPSHKNYGEDQSNGDLGVNSGEELQLTTTITHVDGPTEVYKLARKEAQE; from the exons ATGGCCGGGGCCATCATCGAGAACATGAGCACCCGCAAGCTCTGCATCGTCGGGGGCATCCTGCTCGTGTTCCAAGTCATCGCCTTCCTGGTGGGAGGGCTCATCG ctcccagccccacgaCAGCCGTTCCCTACACGTCAGTGAAGTGCATTGACGTGAGGAAGAACCACCACAAAACCAAGTGGCTGATGCCCTGGGGACCCAACCACTGCAAGAAGCTGAAGGACTTTGACGAGGCCGTGAGCCAGCAGATCGAGGCCAACGACATCGTGTTCGCCGTTCACATCCCGCTGCCCAGCAAGGAGATGAGCCCCTGGTTCCAGTTCATGCTCTTCATCATGCAGCTGGACATCGCCTTCAAGATGGACAACGACCTCA AGGAGAATGCAGAGATCACCCTGGATTTGTCGCTGGCCTATCGTGACGACATGTTTGATGACTGGGAGGAAATAGCACATGCCATAGAGATCAGGAAGCTGAAGTGCACCTTTGGCTCTCCAAAA ACGGTGGAGTCCGAGGGCCGTCACTACGACTGTGACTTCCTGCCCTTCATGGAGATCGGCAGCGTGGCACACAAGTACTACCTCATCAACATCCGCCTGCCCGTCAACGACAGGAAGGGCATCAACGTGGGCATCGGCGAGATCAAGGACATCCGCCTCGTG GGCATCCATCAAAACGGAGGCTTCACCAAGGTGTGGTTTGCCATGAAGACCTTCCTGACTCCCAGCATTCTGATCATCATGGTGTGGTACTGGAGGAGGATCACGCTGATGACACGCGCTCCCGTCCTGCTGGAGAA GGTCATCTTTGCTCTGGGAATTTCCATGACGTTCATTAACATCCCTGTGGAGTGGTTTTCCATCGGATTTGACTGGACTTGGATGCTGCTCTTCGGAGACATCCGGCAGGGCATCTTCTATGCCATGCTGCTCTCCTTTTGGATCATCTTCTGCGGGGAGCACATGATG GACCAGAACGAGCGGAATCGGCTCTCGGGGTACTGGAAGCAGGTTGGACCCATCGCCGTGGGCTCCTTCTGCCTCTTCATCTTCGACATGTGCGAGAG GGGAGTGCAGCTCAAGAACCCCTTCTACAGCATCTGGACCACCGAGGTGGGCACGGAGCTGGCT ATGGCCTTTATTATAGTAGCAGGGATCTGCCTGTGCCtctattttctcttcctgtgcttCATGGTCTTCCAAGTGTTCAGAAACATCAGTGGGAAGCAGTCGAGCCTCCCTGCCATGAGCAAGGCTCGCCGCCTTCACTACGAG GGGCTGATTTTTAGGTTCAAGTTCCTGATGCTCATCACCCTGGCCTGTGCAGCCATGACCGTCATCTTCTTCATCGTGAGCCAG GTGACAGAAGGCCACTGGAAGTGGGGGGAAGTCACAATCCAGGTCAACAGTGCCTTCTTCACCGGCATCTACGGGATGTGGAATCTCTACGTGTTCGCCCTCATGTTCCTGTACGCGCCATCCCACAAGAACTACGGTGAAGACCAGTCCAATG